The Roseovarius indicus genome has a segment encoding these proteins:
- a CDS encoding iron-containing alcohol dehydrogenase: MTTFTANWSYPTQIHFGPGRIAELGDVCKAAGMSNPLLVTDPGIVDLPITKAALAALEKAGLKTAVYSDVRPNPVASNVTAGVDAYRSGSHDGVVAFGGGSALDVGKVIAFMSGQTREMWDFEDIGDWWTRANPDGIAPIIAVPTTSGTGSEVGRAGVITNEETHTKKVIFHPQMMPKAVICDPELTIGLPPAITAGTGMDAFAHCLEAYCAPSYHPMSEGIAVEGMRLVKEHLATAVRDGSNIEARSAMMSAAAMGAVAFQKGLGGIHAVSHPIGALYDAPHGLTNAVVMPYMLRHNRDVIETRIERLAAWLQLPEASFDGFLQFVLDLREEVGIPSGIKALGVTDDSRFDTLAAMSVVDPTASGNPKKLSETDIKSVLRAALDGS, encoded by the coding sequence ATGACCACCTTCACGGCCAACTGGTCTTACCCCACCCAAATCCACTTCGGGCCCGGTCGCATCGCCGAGCTGGGCGATGTCTGCAAGGCGGCGGGCATGTCGAACCCGCTGCTCGTCACAGACCCCGGCATCGTCGACCTGCCGATCACCAAGGCGGCGCTCGCCGCACTCGAAAAGGCCGGGCTCAAAACGGCGGTCTATTCCGATGTCCGCCCCAACCCCGTCGCCTCCAACGTCACCGCCGGCGTCGACGCTTACCGCTCCGGCAGCCATGACGGGGTCGTCGCCTTCGGCGGCGGCTCGGCGCTCGACGTGGGCAAGGTCATCGCCTTCATGTCCGGCCAGACCCGTGAAATGTGGGATTTCGAGGATATCGGCGACTGGTGGACCCGCGCCAACCCCGACGGCATCGCCCCGATCATCGCCGTGCCCACCACCTCCGGTACCGGCTCCGAGGTCGGCCGTGCCGGCGTCATCACCAATGAAGAGACCCACACCAAGAAGGTCATCTTCCACCCCCAGATGATGCCGAAGGCCGTGATCTGCGACCCGGAACTCACTATCGGCCTGCCGCCCGCGATCACCGCCGGCACCGGGATGGATGCCTTCGCCCACTGCCTAGAGGCCTATTGCGCCCCCTCCTACCACCCGATGTCCGAAGGCATCGCCGTGGAAGGCATGCGGCTGGTGAAAGAGCACCTCGCCACCGCCGTCCGCGACGGCAGCAATATCGAGGCCCGCTCGGCCATGATGTCCGCCGCCGCCATGGGTGCGGTCGCCTTCCAGAAGGGGCTGGGCGGCATCCACGCCGTCTCCCACCCGATCGGCGCGCTCTACGATGCGCCCCACGGGCTCACCAATGCGGTCGTCATGCCCTACATGCTGCGCCACAACCGCGACGTCATCGAAACCCGCATCGAACGGCTCGCCGCCTGGCTGCAACTGCCCGAGGCCAGCTTCGACGGCTTCCTGCAATTCGTCCTCGACCTGCGCGAAGAGGTCGGCATCCCCTCCGGCATCAAGGCGCTGGGCGTCACAGACGACAGCCGCTTCGACACGCTTGCGGCCATGTCGGTGGTCGACCCCACCGCCTCCGGCAACCCCAAGAAACTCAGCGAGACCGACATCAAGTCGGTCCTCCGCGCCGCCCTCGACGGCAGCTGA